A region from the Mesorhizobium sp. J8 genome encodes:
- a CDS encoding ABC transporter substrate-binding protein produces MLAKLMLAAAVIGGALHAAAAETANIWVRADGSNFMPRIVDAFNKAHKDQIKLDIIPNAEIIPKYGAAAAGGTAPDALSLDLIYTPSFAAAGQLEDITDWAKSLPYFSSLSPAHVKTGTYKDRIYGLPFSADASVLIWNKKLFKQAGLDPEKGPANWAEIEADAEKVNALGGDIKGFYFSGNCGGCNIFTFTPLIWASGGDILSEDGSKATLDSPQLRGAIDLYRSMVKKGLVPEGAQTDTGANFFAAFAGGKIGISPSGAFAIGALNTQYPDVDYGVTFLPGKDGGWSSFAGGDNFVVTKGTKKIAVVKEFLDFAYSLEGQTILAKYGSLPVRGDIAKDALKDLDPRYQVAAEAMAKGRTPYSVVFNDLINSANGPWTQMINEVFFGDDVDGAIANAQETMQSIIDQAPNK; encoded by the coding sequence ATGCTTGCCAAGCTGATGCTTGCCGCGGCCGTCATCGGCGGCGCCCTGCACGCGGCGGCGGCCGAGACCGCCAACATCTGGGTGCGCGCCGACGGCTCGAACTTCATGCCGCGCATCGTCGATGCCTTCAACAAAGCCCATAAGGACCAGATCAAGCTCGACATCATCCCCAATGCCGAGATCATCCCGAAATATGGTGCTGCCGCCGCCGGCGGCACCGCACCCGACGCGCTGTCGCTCGACCTGATCTACACGCCTTCCTTCGCCGCCGCCGGCCAGTTGGAGGACATCACCGACTGGGCGAAATCCTTGCCCTATTTTTCCAGCCTCTCGCCTGCGCATGTGAAGACCGGCACTTATAAGGACCGCATCTACGGCCTGCCGTTCTCGGCCGACGCCTCGGTGCTGATCTGGAACAAGAAGCTGTTCAAGCAGGCGGGGCTGGACCCGGAGAAGGGTCCGGCCAACTGGGCCGAGATCGAGGCGGACGCCGAAAAGGTCAACGCGCTCGGCGGCGACATCAAGGGCTTCTACTTCTCCGGCAATTGCGGCGGCTGCAACATCTTCACCTTCACGCCGCTGATCTGGGCCTCGGGCGGCGATATCCTCTCCGAGGACGGTTCGAAGGCGACGCTCGACAGCCCGCAGCTGCGCGGCGCCATCGACCTCTACCGCTCGATGGTCAAGAAGGGGCTGGTGCCCGAGGGCGCGCAGACCGACACCGGTGCCAATTTCTTCGCCGCCTTCGCCGGCGGCAAGATCGGCATCTCGCCCTCCGGCGCCTTCGCCATTGGCGCGCTCAACACGCAATATCCGGACGTCGACTACGGCGTCACCTTCCTGCCGGGCAAGGATGGCGGCTGGTCATCCTTTGCCGGCGGCGACAATTTCGTCGTCACCAAGGGCACCAAGAAGATCGCCGTGGTGAAGGAGTTCCTGGACTTCGCCTATTCGCTGGAGGGCCAGACCATTCTCGCCAAATATGGCAGCCTGCCGGTGCGGGGCGACATCGCCAAGGACGCGCTGAAGGATCTCGACCCACGCTACCAGGTGGCGGCCGAGGCGATGGCCAAGGGCAGGACTCCCTATTCGGTGGTGTTCAACGATTTGATCAACTCCGCCAACGGTCCGTGGACGCAGATGATCAACGAGGTGTTCTTCGGCGACGACGTCGACGGCGCCATCGCCAATGCGCAGGAGACGATGCAGTCGATCATCGACCAGGCGCCGAACAAGTAA
- a CDS encoding carbohydrate ABC transporter permease: MTAIAVTSAPARSRATSLRQWVGLLYVLPAVAFVTVFFVIPLGMTAWMSLHNWPLMGEHSFIGLDNYFAILRDTRFWNALKFTFYYTVIVTIAIFAVAFPLAIFIERPRPLTNLYRTAFFMPAVVGFASASLLWSWLLNVDSGLFSPAAFDLGVTEKKVNLLATFQPAFWSIIAMVVWKVAGFTMIILMTGLQSIPQDLQEAAVIDGAGPFARFRAITLPLMRRTLALALILSVAGSILAFDQFYIILRGGPRNQTLTAVYWIFNQSFVSFKLGYGAALSMVLLVILVALSLIQLWLLRKPEGLD; the protein is encoded by the coding sequence ATGACCGCCATCGCCGTCACCTCCGCTCCCGCCCGTTCACGCGCCACCAGCCTGCGGCAATGGGTGGGGCTGCTCTATGTGCTGCCGGCCGTCGCTTTCGTCACTGTCTTCTTCGTCATCCCGCTCGGCATGACGGCCTGGATGTCGCTGCATAATTGGCCGCTGATGGGCGAGCATTCCTTCATCGGCCTCGACAATTATTTCGCCATCCTGCGCGACACGCGGTTCTGGAACGCTCTGAAATTCACCTTCTACTACACGGTGATCGTCACCATCGCGATCTTCGCCGTCGCCTTCCCGCTGGCGATCTTCATCGAGCGGCCGCGCCCGCTCACCAACCTCTACCGCACCGCCTTCTTCATGCCGGCGGTGGTGGGTTTCGCCTCGGCAAGCCTGCTCTGGTCGTGGCTGCTCAATGTCGATTCCGGTCTGTTCAGCCCGGCCGCCTTCGACCTCGGCGTGACCGAAAAGAAGGTCAACCTCTTGGCCACCTTCCAGCCGGCCTTCTGGTCGATCATCGCCATGGTGGTCTGGAAGGTCGCCGGCTTCACCATGATCATCCTGATGACCGGCCTGCAGTCGATACCGCAGGACTTGCAGGAGGCGGCGGTCATCGATGGGGCAGGGCCGTTCGCCAGGTTCAGGGCCATCACCTTGCCGCTGATGCGCCGCACTCTGGCGCTGGCGCTGATCCTGTCGGTGGCGGGCTCGATCCTCGCCTTCGACCAGTTCTACATCATCCTGCGCGGCGGGCCGCGCAACCAGACGCTGACGGCTGTCTACTGGATCTTCAACCAGTCCTTCGTCTCGTTCAAGCTCGGCTACGGCGCGGCGCTCTCCATGGTGCTCTTGGTCATTCTGGTGGCGCTCAGCCTCATCCAGCTCTGGCTGCTGCGTAAGCCCGAGGGGCTTGACTGA
- a CDS encoding outer membrane protein, with protein sequence MLLRLSAKSVLLGAVSAVALMSAAHAADVVQEQAPGFNWSGVYVGFGVGAGANVHKLSSDFAPGVSLNGIGGEGIFGQATVGYDYMVSQRFLLGGLIDAHVGTIKTSLDLAGLSADIKETYGFDVGVRAGYLLTPSTLGYVLGGYAWQKYKLDTNAGFDMDWDQGGYFVGAGVETAINSNWTLKGEYRYTRFSTKDDLLSQFGAPDGTLNLDTSRHTFEVAASYRFNANDGGAASFETPSYNWTGFYVGGGLGAGAVVHQIEIPPLGGAKFNGLGGEGVFGEASIGYDQDMGSWVVGGLVDARLSGIKSKLDLGGILGGIDSISLNADYGFDVLGRIGLKVNEATLAYALAGYSWQHFKLDAPAPLDVDWGSSGFSVGAGLETALSDKMTVGIEYRYSQFEKEDFSDAFPIPSGLATATPSFHTVRIDAKYKFN encoded by the coding sequence ATGCTTCTTCGTCTTTCCGCGAAATCCGTTCTGCTGGGCGCCGTTTCGGCCGTCGCTTTGATGTCGGCCGCGCATGCCGCCGACGTCGTCCAGGAGCAGGCTCCCGGCTTCAACTGGAGCGGCGTCTATGTCGGCTTCGGCGTCGGCGCCGGCGCCAATGTTCACAAGCTCAGCAGCGATTTCGCGCCGGGCGTTTCGCTTAATGGCATCGGGGGCGAAGGCATCTTCGGCCAGGCGACCGTCGGCTACGACTATATGGTCTCGCAGCGCTTCCTGCTCGGCGGCTTGATCGACGCGCATGTCGGCACGATCAAGACTTCGCTTGACCTCGCTGGCCTGAGCGCCGACATCAAGGAAACCTATGGCTTCGACGTCGGCGTGCGCGCCGGTTACCTGCTGACGCCGAGCACGCTGGGCTACGTCCTGGGCGGCTACGCCTGGCAGAAGTACAAGCTCGACACCAATGCCGGTTTCGACATGGATTGGGATCAGGGCGGCTATTTCGTCGGCGCCGGCGTCGAAACGGCGATCAACAGCAACTGGACTCTCAAGGGCGAGTATCGCTACACGCGCTTCAGCACGAAGGACGACCTGCTTTCCCAGTTCGGAGCGCCTGACGGCACTCTCAACCTCGACACCTCACGCCACACCTTCGAAGTAGCAGCCAGCTATCGCTTCAACGCCAATGATGGCGGCGCGGCCAGCTTCGAGACGCCTTCCTACAACTGGACCGGCTTCTATGTCGGCGGTGGGCTCGGCGCCGGAGCGGTCGTGCATCAGATCGAGATTCCGCCACTGGGCGGCGCCAAGTTCAACGGCCTCGGCGGCGAAGGCGTGTTCGGCGAGGCCAGCATCGGCTACGACCAGGACATGGGCAGCTGGGTGGTCGGCGGCCTGGTCGACGCGCGTCTCTCCGGCATCAAGTCGAAGCTTGATCTGGGCGGCATCCTGGGCGGTATCGACTCGATCAGCCTCAACGCCGACTATGGTTTCGACGTGCTCGGCCGTATCGGCTTGAAGGTCAACGAGGCGACCCTGGCTTATGCCCTCGCAGGCTATAGCTGGCAGCACTTCAAGCTCGACGCTCCGGCACCGCTCGACGTCGATTGGGGCTCCAGCGGCTTCTCGGTCGGCGCGGGCCTGGAAACCGCCCTGTCGGACAAGATGACCGTGGGCATCGAATACCGTTACTCGCAGTTCGAGAAGGAAGACTTCTCGGATGCATTCCCGATCCCGAGCGGTCTAGCGACGGCGACCCCGTCCTTCCACACCGTGCGCATCGACGCCAAGTACAAGTTCAACTAA
- a CDS encoding LacI family DNA-binding transcriptional regulator, with protein MVSDAESAPVFAKPPVTLREVAAVAGVSVATASKALNGQGRMTVETRERIRETARQLGFRPNSLAQSLLRKRSFTVGLLTNDTYGRFSLPLMAGVSDALVDKGVSVFLCNVEDDQRLGQLHVEAMLDKRVDGIIATGKRIDRHLPVDLSNLRIPVVYAFTQPDPGAVGLVSDDAGGARLAVEHFLRLGRRRIAHVSGPPSFAVVHERAEAYCAVLQENNLQVGEPLLGQWSEAWGHEAVARLFAGRGERPDAVFCGNDQIARGVIDALRERGIRVPDDVGVIGFDNWEIVAEATRPPLTSVDMNLASLGREAGLALLSLVDGQPAAPGIRKLPCRLVVRQSCGSPSG; from the coding sequence ATGGTTTCAGACGCCGAATCAGCGCCTGTCTTTGCCAAGCCGCCCGTCACCCTGCGCGAGGTGGCGGCCGTGGCCGGCGTCAGCGTCGCCACGGCGTCCAAGGCGCTGAACGGACAGGGGCGGATGACGGTGGAGACGCGCGAGCGCATCCGCGAGACGGCCAGGCAGCTCGGCTTCCGGCCGAACAGCCTGGCGCAGAGCCTGTTGCGCAAGCGCTCCTTCACCGTCGGGCTGCTCACCAACGATACATACGGCCGCTTCTCGCTGCCGCTGATGGCCGGCGTTTCGGATGCCCTGGTCGACAAGGGCGTCTCGGTGTTCCTATGCAACGTCGAGGACGATCAGCGGCTCGGCCAGCTGCATGTCGAGGCCATGCTCGACAAGCGCGTCGACGGCATCATCGCAACCGGAAAGCGCATCGACCGCCACCTGCCGGTCGATCTCTCCAACCTGCGCATTCCGGTCGTCTATGCCTTCACCCAGCCCGATCCCGGCGCGGTAGGCCTCGTTTCCGACGACGCCGGCGGCGCGCGGCTGGCGGTCGAGCATTTTTTGCGGCTCGGCCGCCGGCGCATCGCCCATGTCAGCGGTCCGCCGAGCTTCGCGGTTGTGCACGAGCGCGCCGAAGCCTACTGCGCGGTGCTTCAGGAGAACAACCTGCAAGTGGGCGAGCCGCTGCTTGGGCAGTGGTCGGAGGCGTGGGGCCACGAGGCGGTGGCAAGACTGTTCGCGGGCAGGGGAGAGCGGCCGGACGCGGTCTTCTGCGGCAACGACCAGATCGCCCGCGGCGTGATCGACGCGCTGCGCGAGCGCGGCATCCGCGTGCCCGACGATGTGGGCGTCATCGGCTTCGACAATTGGGAGATCGTGGCAGAGGCGACGCGCCCGCCGCTCACCTCCGTCGACATGAATTTGGCGAGCCTCGGCCGCGAGGCCGGTCTTGCCTTGCTTTCGCTCGTCGATGGCCAGCCGGCAGCGCCGGGCATCAGGAAACTGCCGTGCCGGCTGGTGGTGCGTCAGTCATGCGGAAGCCCGTCGGGATGA
- a CDS encoding carbohydrate ABC transporter permease: MAEAMSQNRKAAFSLARHSTGIIASVLFLAPIVWTVLSTFKPAQEARQPPLPPWPTTGFSVENYETLNSFGDGLWASAQNSIYVSVMTVLLSVLVSVLAGYGFSRFRFPFRDFFFVLILSTIMIPFQSILTPIFLVLTRLGLHNTLTGLVCVYVTLQLPFSIFMMRNAFDAVPREIEEAARMDGANNVTMLIKVMLPLVWPGVVTIALFAFLGAWNEFLAALVLMTDQSKFTLPVMMTALQSGRFGAIDWGAVQAGVTVMMVPCLLLFLALQRFYIRGLMAGAVK; encoded by the coding sequence ATGGCCGAGGCGATGTCGCAGAACCGGAAGGCCGCCTTCAGCCTCGCCAGGCATTCCACCGGCATCATCGCTTCGGTGCTGTTCCTGGCGCCGATCGTCTGGACCGTGCTGTCGACCTTCAAGCCGGCGCAGGAGGCGCGCCAGCCGCCATTGCCGCCGTGGCCGACGACCGGCTTCTCGGTCGAGAACTACGAGACGCTGAACTCCTTCGGGGACGGGCTCTGGGCCTCGGCGCAAAACAGCATCTATGTCTCGGTGATGACGGTGCTGCTCTCGGTGCTGGTCAGCGTGCTTGCCGGCTACGGCTTCTCGCGCTTCCGCTTTCCGTTCCGGGACTTCTTCTTCGTCCTCATCCTGTCGACGATCATGATCCCGTTCCAATCGATCCTGACACCGATCTTTTTGGTGCTGACGAGGCTGGGTCTCCACAACACGCTGACCGGGCTGGTCTGCGTCTATGTCACGCTGCAGCTGCCCTTCTCGATCTTCATGATGCGCAACGCCTTCGACGCGGTGCCGCGCGAGATCGAGGAGGCGGCGCGCATGGACGGCGCCAACAACGTCACCATGCTCATCAAGGTGATGCTGCCATTGGTCTGGCCGGGCGTCGTCACCATTGCGCTGTTCGCCTTCCTCGGCGCCTGGAACGAGTTCCTGGCCGCGCTCGTGCTAATGACCGACCAGTCCAAATTCACCTTGCCGGTGATGATGACCGCGCTGCAGTCCGGCCGCTTCGGCGCCATCGACTGGGGCGCGGTGCAGGCGGGCGTCACGGTGATGATGGTGCCTTGCCTGCTCCTGTTCCTCGCGTTGCAGCGCTTCTACATCCGCGGCCTCATGGCCGGGGCCGTCAAGTAA
- a CDS encoding SdrD B-like domain-containing protein → MTSSDITDNLTTDPLATTDTTSTGSTDPVPPAISLDQADADYVPGETVGITTNVPDGGTFTFQVAHLSAGADGVLGTADDVLSYDLTGTGTPWTVTDGGSGDLDGVVNGSIQTSWYVNADAAGQAFVLTATDQASGQIATANFTDAPLVNAPTYDLTYKNTVTINNAIFSSSDVVTGAGTGLLDPFVRIQATGSEQGYNTDSNATKEPTSQYNFILDNTAKGGSNYVHSLNIADIPIQFINGVGYYRFDLDINESNTASVQNLSLDALQIWQATAGDLHNYVSGAHPDQGTGVLPNATQVYNLDDGGDKFIGLNGELQPGSGNTTDMSFLVPVSNFDPNKPYIYLYSAFGYQLGTYQGPTESTPSTWTSESGFEEWNRQIGQVIDGHKFDDLNADHIWEAGEPALAGWTIYLDANNNNQLDPGEPFAVTDANGYYKFTVTPGTYTIREVPQDGWSQDAPNNAQGEFTVTVAAGQDSHNNDFGNFQLGSISGHKYVDADGKLSTPGDETPVSGWTISLYNDANHNNTADAGELVATTTTDGNGVYQFKNLLPGDYLIQEEDRTGWTHLTSATINQNSLTSGQNLTNQDFVNVQLGSISGHKYVDADGNLLTTGDESPVSGWTISLYNDANHNNTADAGELVATTTTDGNGVYQFKNLLPGDYLIQEEDRTGWTHLTSATINQNSLTSGQNLTNQDFVNVQLGSISGHKYVDADGNLATTGDETAVSGWTISLYNDANHNNTADAGELVATTTTDGNGVYQFKNLLPGDYLIQEEDRTGWTHLTSATINQNSLTSGQNLTNQDFVNVQLGSISGHKYVDADGNLATTGDETAVSGWTISLYNDANHNNTADAGELVATTTTDGNGVYQFKNLLPGDYLIQEEDRTGWTHLTSATINQNSLTSGQNLTNQDFVNVQLGSISGHKYVDADGNLATTGDETAVSGWTISLYNDANHNNTADAGELVATTTTDGNGVYQFKNLLPGDYLIQEEDRTGWTHLTSATINQNSLTSGQNLTNQDFVNVQLGSISGHKYVDADGNLLTTGDESPVSGWTISLYNDANHNNTADAGELVATTTTDGNGVYQFKNLLPGDYLIQEEDRTGWTHLTSATINQNSLTSGQNLTNQDFVNVQLGSISGHKYVDADGNLATTGDETAVSGWTISLYNDANHNNTADAGELVATTTTDGNGVYQFKNLLPGDYLIQEEDRTGWTHLTSATINQNSLTSGQNLTNQDFVNFKLFEISGTKYLDANGDGQTTGDSGLDGITIFIDKNKNGVYDAGTDLSTVTHDGGKWSFTGLDYTYAGLKVYEYLPAGSGYIQSLGQAGYTITGTSGANQDNLDFANFVPGSIHGFKFNDMDANGKYDGSDVPMAGITIQLVGDVDGNGTIDTLTTTTDASGYFSFGNLHPGTYTVSELFTDGTTWGATVDHNNDGIGDATTTVTVLSGQELVAVAGEEGQLDPLHTEVNVGNALTFGNHELGALGLTPGFWYNHEYVWDAPILGTDNSNGGVDGKGVSLASKLAAAGTISDPDIAKNLPGNLDVDGDNHNDLVFQGSGGKTLVIEWDDAREIVGGANGTGGDKLGDFVRYAITTLLNEAGVPNFSAPAGMNANIADWLIKYAPTTVVNGVNVLNYNNHNEPGTDGFLDKNKVVTVKASSAAWQSGSGGLPSGAQIFADMNATTDGATGNNMMLSLNQSHVFTTQDEGDHFGIVASALNYSGSYLQLHV, encoded by the coding sequence ATGACCTCTAGCGATATCACCGACAATCTGACGACCGATCCGCTTGCGACGACCGACACCACCTCGACCGGAAGCACCGATCCTGTTCCGCCTGCAATCTCGCTCGATCAGGCGGATGCGGATTATGTGCCCGGCGAGACGGTGGGGATCACGACCAATGTTCCGGACGGAGGCACGTTCACGTTCCAGGTCGCCCATCTCAGCGCTGGCGCTGATGGCGTCCTCGGCACCGCAGACGATGTGCTCAGCTACGACCTCACCGGCACCGGCACGCCGTGGACCGTCACCGATGGCGGCTCGGGCGATCTCGACGGCGTCGTCAACGGATCGATCCAGACGTCGTGGTACGTCAATGCCGATGCGGCGGGCCAGGCATTCGTGCTCACGGCGACGGATCAAGCAAGCGGCCAGATCGCGACGGCGAACTTCACCGATGCGCCGCTGGTGAATGCGCCCACTTACGATCTGACATACAAGAACACGGTGACAATCAACAACGCCATCTTTTCGTCCTCGGATGTCGTGACTGGAGCGGGAACGGGTCTGCTCGATCCCTTTGTTCGAATTCAAGCCACGGGTTCGGAGCAGGGGTATAATACCGACTCGAATGCAACTAAAGAGCCAACCTCTCAATATAATTTTATTCTTGATAATACCGCGAAGGGTGGAAGTAATTATGTTCATTCATTGAATATCGCCGACATTCCAATTCAATTTATAAATGGTGTTGGATACTATCGGTTTGACCTTGATATCAACGAATCAAACACCGCCAGCGTCCAAAATCTCTCCCTAGACGCGCTGCAGATTTGGCAGGCAACCGCCGGTGATCTGCACAACTACGTATCCGGCGCGCACCCAGACCAGGGTACCGGCGTCCTTCCGAACGCCACGCAGGTCTATAATCTGGATGACGGCGGCGACAAATTCATCGGGTTGAACGGCGAACTCCAACCGGGCAGCGGCAACACCACCGATATGTCGTTCCTGGTTCCCGTCAGCAACTTCGACCCAAACAAGCCCTACATATATCTATATTCGGCGTTCGGCTATCAGCTCGGCACTTATCAAGGTCCTACCGAATCGACGCCGAGCACCTGGACGTCTGAGTCCGGCTTCGAGGAGTGGAATCGCCAGATCGGTCAGGTGATCGACGGTCACAAGTTCGACGACTTGAATGCCGACCACATCTGGGAGGCCGGGGAGCCGGCTCTCGCCGGCTGGACGATCTATCTCGACGCCAACAACAACAACCAGCTGGATCCGGGAGAGCCGTTCGCGGTCACCGATGCCAATGGATATTACAAATTCACGGTCACGCCCGGCACCTACACGATCCGTGAGGTGCCGCAGGATGGATGGTCGCAGGATGCGCCGAATAACGCGCAGGGCGAGTTCACCGTCACCGTGGCGGCCGGCCAGGATAGCCACAACAACGACTTCGGGAATTTCCAGCTAGGCTCGATCTCGGGGCACAAATATGTGGACGCCGACGGCAAGCTGTCGACGCCAGGTGACGAAACTCCGGTAAGCGGCTGGACGATCTCGCTCTACAATGACGCCAACCACAACAACACCGCCGACGCTGGCGAGCTGGTGGCGACGACGACCACCGACGGCAATGGCGTCTACCAGTTTAAAAATCTGTTGCCCGGCGACTACCTCATCCAGGAAGAGGATCGGACCGGCTGGACGCATCTGACCTCGGCGACGATCAACCAGAACAGCCTCACCTCCGGTCAGAACCTGACCAACCAGGACTTCGTCAACGTGCAACTGGGCTCGATCTCGGGCCACAAATATGTCGATGCCGACGGCAATCTGCTGACGACCGGTGACGAAAGCCCGGTGAGCGGTTGGACGATCTCGCTCTACAATGACGCCAACCACAACAACACCGCCGACGCTGGCGAGCTGGTGGCGACGACGACCACCGACGGCAATGGCGTCTACCAGTTTAAAAATCTGTTGCCCGGCGACTACCTCATCCAGGAAGAGGATCGGACCGGCTGGACGCATCTGACCTCGGCGACGATCAACCAGAACAGCCTCACCTCCGGCCAGAACCTGACCAACCAGGACTTCGTCAACGTGCAACTGGGCTCGATCTCGGGCCACAAATATGTCGATGCCGACGGCAACCTCGCGACGACCGGCGACGAAACTGCGGTGAGCGGTTGGACGATCTCGCTCTACAATGACGCCAACCACAACAACACCGCCGACGCTGGCGAGCTGGTGGCGACGACGACCACCGACGGCAATGGCGTCTACCAGTTTAAAAATCTGTTGCCCGGCGACTACCTCATCCAGGAAGAGGATCGGACCGGCTGGACGCATCTGACCTCGGCGACGATCAACCAGAACAGCCTCACCTCCGGTCAGAACCTGACCAACCAGGACTTCGTCAACGTGCAACTGGGCTCGATCTCGGGCCACAAATATGTCGACGCCGACGGCAACCTCGCGACGACCGGCGACGAAACTGCGGTAAGCGGTTGGACGATCTCGCTCTACAATGACGCCAACCACAACAACACCGCCGACGCTGGCGAGCTGGTGGCGACGACGACCACCGACGGCAATGGCGTCTACCAGTTTAAAAATCTGTTGCCCGGCGACTACCTCATCCAGGAAGAGGATCGGACCGGCTGGACGCATCTGACCTCGGCGACGATCAACCAGAACAGCCTCACCTCCGGCCAGAACCTGACCAACCAGGACTTCGTCAACGTGCAACTGGGCTCGATCTCGGGCCACAAATATGTCGACGCCGACGGCAACCTCGCGACGACCGGCGACGAAACTGCGGTGAGCGGTTGGACGATCTCGCTCTACAATGACGCCAACCACAACAACACCGCCGACGCTGGCGAGCTGGTGGCGACGACGACCACCGACGGCAATGGCGTCTACCAGTTTAAAAATCTGTTGCCCGGCGACTACCTCATCCAGGAAGAGGATCGGACCGGCTGGACGCATCTGACCTCGGCGACGATCAACCAGAACAGCCTCACCTCCGGTCAGAACCTGACCAACCAGGACTTCGTCAACGTGCAACTGGGCTCGATCTCGGGCCACAAATATGTCGATGCCGACGGCAATCTGCTGACGACCGGTGACGAAAGCCCGGTGAGCGGTTGGACGATCTCGCTCTACAATGACGCCAACCACAACAACACCGCCGACGCTGGCGAGCTGGTGGCGACGACGACCACCGACGGCAATGGCGTCTACCAGTTTAAAAATCTGTTGCCCGGCGACTACCTCATCCAGGAAGAGGATCGGACCGGCTGGACGCATCTGACCTCGGCGACGATCAACCAGAACAGCCTCACCTCCGGTCAGAACCTGACCAACCAGGACTTCGTCAACGTGCAACTGGGCTCGATCTCGGGCCACAAATATGTCGACGCCGACGGCAACCTCGCGACGACCGGCGACGAAACTGCGGTAAGCGGTTGGACGATCTCGCTCTACAATGACGCCAACCACAACAACACCGCCGACGCTGGCGAGCTGGTGGCGACGACGACCACCGACGGCAATGGCGTCTACCAGTTTAAAAATCTGTTGCCCGGCGACTACCTCATCCAGGAAGAGGATCGGACCGGCTGGACGCATCTGACCTCGGCGACGATCAACCAGAACAGCCTCACCTCCGGCCAGAACCTGACCAACCAGGACTTCGTCAACTTCAAGCTGTTCGAGATATCGGGCACCAAGTATCTGGATGCCAATGGCGACGGCCAGACGACGGGCGACAGCGGCCTCGACGGGATCACCATCTTCATCGACAAGAACAAGAACGGCGTCTATGACGCCGGAACCGACCTGTCGACGGTCACGCATGATGGTGGCAAGTGGTCGTTCACCGGCCTCGACTACACCTATGCCGGGCTGAAGGTCTACGAGTATCTGCCGGCCGGCAGCGGCTACATCCAATCGTTGGGCCAGGCCGGCTACACTATCACCGGCACGTCGGGCGCCAACCAGGACAACCTCGACTTCGCCAATTTCGTGCCGGGTTCCATCCATGGCTTCAAGTTCAACGACATGGACGCCAACGGCAAATACGATGGTAGCGATGTCCCGATGGCGGGCATCACCATCCAGTTGGTGGGCGATGTGGACGGCAACGGCACGATCGACACGCTCACGACCACGACTGACGCGAGCGGCTACTTCTCCTTCGGCAACCTACATCCAGGGACTTATACGGTCAGCGAGCTGTTCACGGACGGAACGACCTGGGGCGCGACCGTCGATCACAACAATGATGGCATCGGCGACGCCACCACGACCGTAACCGTGCTCAGCGGACAGGAACTCGTCGCGGTCGCCGGGGAGGAAGGGCAACTCGATCCGCTGCACACCGAAGTCAATGTCGGCAACGCTTTGACCTTCGGCAACCACGAGCTTGGCGCCCTCGGGCTCACCCCGGGCTTCTGGTACAATCATGAATATGTCTGGGACGCCCCGATCCTCGGCACCGACAACAGCAATGGCGGCGTCGACGGCAAAGGTGTTTCGCTCGCTTCCAAGCTCGCCGCCGCCGGCACGATCTCGGACCCCGACATTGCCAAGAACCTACCCGGCAATCTCGATGTCGATGGCGACAATCATAACGATCTGGTGTTCCAGGGCTCCGGCGGCAAGACGCTGGTCATCGAATGGGACGACGCCCGCGAGATCGTCGGCGGGGCCAATGGCACGGGGGGTGACAAGCTCGGCGATTTCGTCCGCTATGCGATCACCACGCTGCTCAATGAGGCCGGCGTTCCGAACTTCAGCGCCCCCGCGGGCATGAATGCCAACATAGCCGACTGGCTGATCAAATACGCGCCCACCACCGTGGTGAACGGTGTGAACGTCCTCAACTACAACAACCATAACGAACCGGGGACGGATGGCTTCCTTGACAAGAACAAGGTGGTGACGGTCAAGGCAAGCAGCGCTGCCTGGCAGAGCGGATCCGGCGGTCTGCCGTCCGGCGCCCAGATCTTTGCCGACATGAACGCCACGACCGACGGCGCCACCGGCAACAACATGATGCTGTCGCTGAACCAGTCGCATGTTTTCACCACCCAGGACGAGGGTGATCACTTCGGCATCGTCGCGTCGGCGCTGAATTATTCGGGCAGCTACCTGCAGCTTCACGTCTGA